The Phaseolus vulgaris cultivar G19833 chromosome 10, P. vulgaris v2.0, whole genome shotgun sequence DNA window gagaaataaatttttcaaaattgctgcccaattaccgtattcttttcggcagtattgtacacttttcgtattttatttatcattttttttgtacttggaatttttgagtgattcttttttctatgcttttgtaacactttgaagtatgtaaatccaaattttcacaaatttccagtgagccaattaattgcagtaaattgaaaacagtagcacgtttggaagaaaacagagtatcccattcaggaaagaaaaacagtaagatgaactagcaaagacataatggaatttgtgtaaaggaacttgtatagaatgaagatacaagcatgaactcaaatctaaaaatgaaaatgcacaaaagATCAAGcaaataaactcaaaaacagaaagtaaaccaaagcaagaaacaatcaaagcaataaaagtactactagaagtaatgacaattatggattaacatgactaagacaaaacttgacaagattacaaaattaaaagacatattaCAAGCtgtaacaacaagtgaaaggaagcttaaggtcaactctaggaaggagaatgccattccaaaagagcagccatactcatatgaacaatgagtgctagaatccttttcacaaacacatggtgtaacaaaagaaaacagcaagaaaactcaaaataaatcctaaaacagaatggtaaacaacttgaattaaagagctcttgaaatgtaaagtgcaatacaactcaaaatttaagcaaaaacaagcctagactctagataccacatgatgtgaatgtaactacaagaatacatgattctttgacattcttaggagcaacttgagctggtcataaatggcaccttactttagaattgaatcaatgttctaattcaagaactcaccaagacttagcaccaaccaagactcatatggaagtccatatattgtcaaatggaatcaaaacacaaggaatgaagaacaagaattaaaaactggacagaattgaaaagctagctactgaaccgaatagaaacaaagaacaaagctggaaatgcaaatgtaaacggtagaaaatgaaggaaaataCTAGGAAttaaaactaccgaatggaaaattgaagaaaaggaagaagaacacttataggaagatgcttgctggattttgagaattggaagaagccattcacgccacttggcaccttgatccaagataagtgatggagtgccgccacttgaagctcaccattgctcacaagataaggcaaaggaagaagaagactctagactcacaatttctctccaaatttgagtatagtctctctactataaaattccaatttgaattgtgaaggacctaagccctccttttataggagtaagggctggtcatttacatagcttattccctaagctacccaaaaaagctcctaagatcacaccccccttactaagctcactccccaagcttctagaatttgctaaactaaaacctaaagatgcttttacaaaagaggtgtctaatgtttccctctaagcacctttctaaacattattctatattatttacaatttaaaagaaactataaagagagatatttaatatgaagcctattatttgagagtttgtagacttctttatctttaggcttgatcttctctttgacttcttttaatttgtgagaagactagaaggaagaacttcaaatgtgtaggtgaaaatcctcttccttcattaataaaatcctctcctattgGATATCCATCAGTCACCCCCCCTTTATCatcatccaccgagagcacaacattaaaatctctcaaaatacaccaaggccctatgaaggaactaagatccctccacaaaaatcatCTAGCCACGAATGTGTTAGTGCCATAAACACCTgcaaatataaaatgtttatcATGCAAATGGcaagttataaaaataaattgttcattTACCAAGAAATTTCGGACCAGATTAGGAACTGACAAATACCAAAGTTTagcaactttattaacaataggagacgtagcgacaaaatgcatattaacagattTCAAAAGGATTTCAAAAGAATCAGTGTACAACATCATAGGCTCAGCAAGAAAAACAGAAGGGGTTTATGTAGTTTAAGTAAACTAATCAACATCTCCACATTTTTGTGGTTTCCCAGACCTCTAACATtccagaaaaatgaagagacttTCATTGTGACGTTGTGGAAATAACTATCTTAACACTTTTTTTGGATTTACCAGTCCCCTTAGGTGATCTTTgtggttttcttttagtgcaaAGTATCTCTTCCCCAGTATCACTGACATCTTCCTCCATCTCTTTAGGATCAGTCCAAAATTTTGAACAAACTGGATTTTCAAAAGTGATATGGTCATAATTAAATTCAACAATAGCAGTAGACGTACCAATATAAGGATCACCTCCCATATTtgtagtttccaaaccatcaagagaaGAAAAGTGATTTTGCAGGACCAACGATAGTGCTTTAACATTCCCAAGAGACGTAGCCTTCCGAGGGGAGGTATGAGGCGATAGAGATGGTACAGTCACAATAGTAGACACTTCCACGTGATGACCATCAATTGGAGTATTGATTGGTGTTGTAGCGGTTGTAGGTGATTTAGCCCTCTGAGGAGAGGTGGGACGCAATGAAGATGGTATCGCTAGAGGGGTCGAGACTTCCACAGGGTGATCCTCAATAGAAGCATGAGACTTTGAGCCTTTAACTTTCATAACAGCAGGTGAATTCCTTAGCATCCCCTGTTCGAGGAAATCTGAAGTGTGAGTTGACAAGCCTTGCATGGATTCATGATCAAGAGAAGGCATGTCAACAAAATTATCCTCCACTCCACCTAGTTTATCAGAAGCGAGGTGGCCCAAGGGTGACCCTGCATTAGCCCCGCCAGGAACATTACTGTTCAATGTATCGTGGGGCTTTCCACGAGCTTCTGTTGCGGATCTTTCTTCCGATACTCTTTACATTGTTTAGAAACCACGATCCTCCCCTGATTTCGTTCATCAGAAATTATCTTCTGAGAAGATTTATGTTGAGGCCCTAGAACACAATCCTGATCATGAATCACCCGACACTGAGCAAGCTCATGCACTATcatcttacaatgagagcaaaaaGGAGGGAGTTATTCGTATTCCACACCAGCTACAAAAGTATAGTTTGGATGTTCAATCCAAATGTGATCAAGAAGAGGGGACATCATATCAATATCCATCAGGACTCTGACAAACATACCCATATTCTTTCTCATATTATTCTCATCCGAAGGCAAAGGAGTACCGAGACCTCTGATGATGGAAAAAATCGCCCTTAGTTTACAATACTCCAAAGGCAATTTGTAGATTCGAACCCAAGCCTAAGTTTTGGTATTTTTCATGGTAGTTGGAACAACATCTTTTGTCCAGGAAAACAATCTCAAGAAACCTAGAGATAACTTCAAGGAACCCATCCCAAAGGCCCATCACATGTTTTCTAAAGAAGCGAACTCAAACTTGTAAAAACCCTTCCCGAAAGCAATTGTTTTCCACAGTCCAAGAGCCTTCCACACCAAGTGTGTGAGAGGTTTATCCCCTTAGAATGAATAACCTCACCATGAATATGGGTCTTATAATCCTCAAGGCCAACCAAGTAATTTGTCTCATTGATCCGGACCACAATCATGTCTTCTTTAATGCAAGGAGTAGGTAGCTGGTACAAATGAATAACACATGTAATTTCCAAAGTCTAAGTAAAagattcactacaagaaaaagttGTTTTACCTATGGATAATTACCCATGAATTTTTTTGGTAGGTAAAATGGGTTTTACCTACCAAAGATCCCGTAGGTAAtgttattaaaagtaaaaaaaaaaaaaaaaaaacaagctgAAGTGGCACATTACATACGAAAATGAGGTGGCAGGAAAATTTTTAACACTCAGTACCATGCTTAACCATAagtaaaataaagtattttaaaaaaataaaagaaaataatattatgttgAATTGGTTTCCTTTCCTCCACCACAGATTACACTCTTAGGTTTTCTTCAAAAATGTCAATGGAGGGTTCTCAAATCTAAGTCTAAACCGTGATGTGAGTAATCGAAACCTTAATACCTTCAGAGTTCTAAAACGCCCAAACAATGGAACTTTGAAGTTCTCGTTCTTTCTCCGTTTGGAAAATGTGTTTCCAATCTCTCTTTTGTTCCTGCAACCCAAATCCCGTGTCTTCCATAATCTACACTGAAATCTCCCATTTCTGGTTTCAATTTGTGAAACTGAAAGCCCTAATCTGGTGTTCGTAATTGTAAACCTAAATCCTCAACCCCGACTTCGAAAATTTAGTGAAAAACCCAATGGAGAGCTTCGTCGTGGTGGCCTGAAGCATAGACGATTCAAAGGAGATTTACGGAGGCTTCATTCATCCTGTACTGAGAAAGATATtggctttttttttctttcatttattgTAGGATAATGTTCAGTAGGTTTAGGGTATTTTCCATGATACCTAAAGTATTGATATTGATAATCTATTGTGATCTCATACTGTTTTCTTCATATGCGACCTTGAAGCGAAGAAGCTGGTGTTCTGTTTTGTATCGTGCAGGACCAAAATTTGAGGAGATGTAAGTCTTCTTTtccaaaaacttaaatttttgtCTTTGGAATGCATTATATATTGTCTTACTTTTTGTAACATGATTCCTGGATTGTGCAACCTACCTTACCCAACTCATGATTGGCACAGATTGGGGATCTTGTACTATAACTATTTTGCAATTATGGTCGGCCAATATGTATCTAAGTTTGCAGTTGTATGTTCAATCTGCTTGGCTGTGTTGGTCAGTCAGGTTAGCAAAGATGATGCAAACTGGTTCAGGGGTAAGAAAAATAAACTTctgttgaaaaaaattaaagaatccTCCGGGTAATTCAAGGAACATGGACCTTCCGAATACAAACTGACCAATACAATGGCCCTCCCTCCAACTACCACACCTATTTATATTCCGTTCTCCTAACAAAACCTCCATTATTTGTTCTGTTATTCATAGGATTTGAAGTCCCTGTTGTACCCCTCTCCCTTCTAACATAAACCTACTCAGTAATAGGATGTTTCTTATTAATTCTCCTATCAAAGGACTAGGTAGTAATATATGCGATTAGGAGTGTGAGCATAGAGTGTTACCTGAGTTTTTGTAGCTCAATTCAAAATGTGGTTATAGTTAAGATATAAATTGCCTGAAttttcttttggtttctctGATTGAATTCTTAACCCAAAAATCTGTTTAAATTTACGAGTTTAATATGGGAACTAGGTGAACACTCTTTCATTACTGTTGTTTGTTCTGTTCTAAAAGGCTGGGAAAGGACCAAGTGGTTTGGTTTTGTAGGATTTTCAAACAGGGATATCTTACCAATAAAAAATTAGTACCTACAAGCAAATAATgatgtaaattatattttagtattattttttaataaaatggaGATTATGTTGTATGATTCAGGGATTGAATTGAATCACTCCTTTGCTTGAGTTTTAGCCTATTGTACCCTCTTTTAGAGccttttttcatttaataagCATAAGCTAAAATATTTGGTGTTACAAAAAGTTTACtgtaaattgaatatttttttaggtTCATGATGCTTCACACTGTGAATTTTATGAATGTTGTGATAAAAATAGGTTTGCTTATTCTCTCTAAATCTGTTTGTCATGGCTTTTAATTAATCGAGTTTTGTGAAAGCTTTTTCTTTCAGTGCAACAAAGTTTGTAGGTTACAGGACCGGACCTCAAGCATCATTTAATGCCTAGAAATCAAATTATGAAATCATGAAGGACATATTACTGATCAAggattttacattatttatatgtattttctTTAACTACTGATGTAGATACTctacaattttctttttttttaaaattgaaatgctGCAAACCACCATTATCAATATCTGTCTATGATATGAAATTCATGTGATcctaataaaaacatatatgtAATTCATGTAATATTTTCGTTGGCTGAAAGTTCTCTTTTGCAGGACTCACTAATTAAACCAGTGACAAGGATCTTAGTTGGGGTAGCTTTAATAATCTTTATGATAACCTTAGTTTCGAGGGATCCTCCGGATTGGTTGAAGAAATTGAATTTCTCTAGTGTGAACTTCCCTTAATGAATTTTGGCTTGTGTAGTTATTGTCTTCACTCGCACGAGGAAGAGAACTAAAAATTTTCTGAAGAAGCGTGGTTGGTGAATGGACTTGAATTGATGCTTCTGTGATAGGGTTTTATACATCTCTCTATAATTTCAAGATTTGTTCAAGCTGACATAAGTTTTGTTGATTAATTATATTGTTGGGCGATATATAGTTAAAGCTGTCTATGACACCAATATTAAACTTTGGTTAACTGTTGAGTGGTTTTGAATCTTTGACACTTGTCTGATCTTACATGCAGGTGGGGAAGGCTTTGGTTGATGGGCAACTGCTGGATGTTTACTTTACCCCCGACCTCTACAAGCATATACTGGGTGTTAAGGTTACATGCCATGATATTGAAGCGGTTGATCCTGATTACTATATGAATTTGAAATGGATGTTGGAGGTGAGTTTCAATTTACAATCTTTAAGACTTTATTAGTTATTTTTCATAGGCAACATGCACACACTTAAGGGTCAGGCCATAATATAAGAGTGTTATTGGGTACGATAAGACTGATTGTGGGTGCTGAGGGAGAGAAGTGTCAGCCTCATCATAGAAGTGAGTGACTTGGGGGAGCTGCATGTGTTTTGGGAAGTCATGTATAAAATTGTGATTTCAGAAATTATTAATTTACCTAGGTTCGAGGCTAATCAATGGTTATAATTCAATAAGATACAAACTTAAGTGATTGGGTATTATAATATCGAATTCTCTAAGCTTTGTTGAATATCTAATATCAATAGTTCTTTTAAACTTTTCCTAATTTGAGTATAACAAAAGTTACTTTTAGTTTCATATTCTTTCCATTCTTATCTGGTTTAAGTCTAGCAGATCTTACAACTTCATTTATATTTGTTCCTCCCTACAATATATATATGGCtcaatgaattatataaattcatTTCCTTTGTCAGAGATTTACATTACCTCATTCTATGAAATAGTTGAAGTATTGGAGAATATTAGCATTCTGCCAGATGTGTTGTGACAGTCGTTCGTTAGTGATATATGTTCAAGTATGCAACACCAATACATGAATTTTACCATGTAGTATGGTGTAAACGGTTGTGATGTATTCTCAAGGGTTTTTTGGGGGTGGTGGGGTGGCGAGGTTAATCTTGTTGGGGTGCTTCTCAGATTGTTTGTCATCTTAGAGTAAAAGTACTTAACTTTGTTAGGGGTacttaaattcttttaaaacaCACTTGGTAACATATGTAGCCTTTGTTGTAACCTATTTTCCAGATTTCGTTGGAGGGCTTTAAGGCGTTACAGGGCATCTCTGGTCTGCAAAGGTTTCAGATTCACAAGGCATATGTAGCACCTAATCGTCTGCCATCAGCTCATACTTGGTAAGTAGATATGACTATGAATCTCtatatctctctctctctctatatatatatatatttatttatttttatgtaaagttatacttagttaattttataagttttttaaaacaCACTTGGTAACATATGTAGCCTTTGTTGTAACCTATTTTCCAGATTTCGTTGGAGGGCTTTAAGGCGTTACAGGGCATCTCTGGTCTGCAAAGGTTTCAGATTCACAAGGCATATGTAGCACCTAATCGTCTGCCATCAGCTCATACTTGGTAAGTAGATATGACTATGAATCTCtatatctctctctctctctatatatatatatatttatttatttttatgtaaagttatacttagttaattttataagttttttaaaaaatgtttctgAAATTATTTATGACTATgaatctctctctctatatatatatatattttttatttatttatgtaaagttatactttgttaattttataagttttttaaaaaatgtttctgAAATTATTTATGACTATgaatctctctctatatatatatttatgtacgTGTGTCTTTCATTTGATAAGGGAAAATACTCTTTTGCTTAGTTGGTCCAACTGATCCGAACTTCATATGCTTTTGTTCAAATATCATTGCATTTTCTTGCTTAAAACCACCTAAACTAAACTTAACCATTTCATTTACCGTATAAAaagaattaatataaatttttaatgttaatATATCTGTGTGCAGTTGAGAAAACAAGATATTGAAGCTAGACTTTTGGTGaagatcaaagttggatccagaAAAGCATGTGAGTATGTTAGAAAGCCGATTGCGTATCacaattgtttatttaaaatattttttttttaaattatagttataTTATGTAAATTACATTGAAAAGAGAAATGGATATGTAAATTCTAAAATGTAAAATTCTCTAAACC harbors:
- the LOC137819048 gene encoding uncharacterized protein isoform X1; the protein is MYLSLQLYVQSAWLCWSVRLAKMMQTGSGVGKALVDGQLLDVYFTPDLYKHILGVKVTCHDIEAVDPDYYMNLKWMLEISLEGFKALQGISGLQRFQIHKAYVAPNRLPSAHTW
- the LOC137819048 gene encoding uncharacterized protein isoform X2; the protein is MYLSLQLYVQSAWLCWSVRLAKMMQTGSGVGKALVDGQLLDVYFTPDLYKHILGVKVTCHDIEAVDPDYYMNLKWMLEISLEGFKALQGISGLQRFQIHKAYVAPNRLPSAHT